From Hymenobacter sedentarius, a single genomic window includes:
- a CDS encoding sigma-70 family RNA polymerase sigma factor: protein MTSLEFTSQVQKISLTLRPAAMNLTRDADDAKDLVQETLLKALLNKDKFKAGTNLKAWLYTIMRNTFINNYNKITKRSSNIDSTEYFQYFNTDQNYITHNGATSDFVVRDINEAIAGLGTDYRTPFMMYYIGYKYMEIAEKLQIPIGTVKNRIHIARKELKSALQVYAPVGASAGETSDAVED from the coding sequence ATGACTTCGCTAGAATTCACCTCGCAAGTGCAGAAGATTTCGCTCACCCTCCGGCCCGCCGCCATGAATTTGACGCGAGACGCTGATGATGCCAAGGATTTAGTGCAGGAAACCCTCCTCAAAGCCCTGCTTAATAAGGACAAGTTTAAAGCCGGTACCAACCTGAAGGCGTGGTTGTATACCATCATGCGCAACACCTTCATCAACAACTACAACAAGATTACCAAGCGCAGCTCCAACATCGATTCGACGGAGTATTTCCAGTATTTCAACACCGACCAGAACTACATCACCCACAATGGCGCCACTTCCGATTTTGTGGTGCGCGACATCAACGAGGCCATCGCCGGCCTGGGCACCGACTACCGCACGCCGTTCATGATGTACTACATCGGCTACAAGTACATGGAGATTGCCGAGAAGCTGCAAATCCCCATTGGTACCGTTAAAAACCGCATTCACATTGCCCGCAAGGAGCTCAAGTCGGCCCTTCAGGTGTATGCCCCGGTAGGCGCATCGGCCGGCGAAACGAGCGACGCAGTAGAAGATTAA
- a CDS encoding DHCW motif cupin fold protein yields MQITDLPFGVTNWPEVAGEQYPGTTGVATWRTQQFGPVRVRMVEYSPEYLADHWCQKGHFLLVVAGELHTELADGRQFVLTPGMSYQVADGAEAHRSSTATGATLFVVD; encoded by the coding sequence ATGCAGATAACGGACTTGCCCTTTGGCGTCACCAACTGGCCGGAGGTAGCCGGCGAGCAGTACCCCGGCACCACTGGCGTGGCCACTTGGCGCACCCAGCAGTTTGGCCCGGTGCGGGTGCGCATGGTGGAGTACAGCCCGGAATACCTGGCCGACCACTGGTGCCAGAAGGGGCACTTCCTCCTGGTGGTTGCTGGCGAGCTGCACACTGAGCTGGCCGACGGGCGCCAGTTCGTCCTAACGCCCGGCATGAGCTACCAGGTAGCCGATGGCGCCGAAGCCCACCGGAGCAGCACCGCCACCGGGGCCACTCTTTTCGTAGTCGATTAG
- a CDS encoding heavy-metal-associated domain-containing protein — MKFLLALPLFALLSFSPNAQAQTAPATAAKTGNVATAQFKTSAVCDMCKARLEKSLAYEKGVQSATLDVPSKVLTVTYRPDKTTPANLRTAVQKTGYDADELTADARAYNRLPDCCKKTNTVHTDAH; from the coding sequence ATGAAATTCCTCCTAGCACTCCCGCTATTCGCTTTATTAAGCTTCTCGCCAAACGCCCAGGCGCAAACCGCGCCCGCTACGGCAGCCAAGACCGGAAATGTGGCCACCGCCCAATTCAAAACGTCAGCGGTGTGCGACATGTGCAAGGCACGCCTCGAAAAAAGCTTGGCCTATGAGAAAGGCGTGCAAAGCGCCACGCTCGACGTGCCCAGCAAGGTCCTCACCGTGACGTACCGGCCCGACAAAACCACGCCGGCCAACCTGCGCACCGCCGTTCAGAAAACCGGTTACGACGCCGACGAGCTGACCGCCGACGCCCGCGCCTACAACCGCCTGCCGGACTGCTGCAAGAAAACCAACACCGTGCACACCGACGCGCACTAA
- a CDS encoding sterol desaturase family protein, giving the protein MTILPALGITLTTFAFMEFWAWFMHKFVQHGPLWFLHRSHHVRHPHPVERNDLFFLIYGGISAALFITGDDGGRWWFWVGVGIAAYGTVYFFVHDVLIHGRLRFWKKSKHPYLRALNMAHKTHHKTDGRDGSQEFGLLWVSPKYLRLARQQAAAKQEKIKSTVE; this is encoded by the coding sequence ATGACGATTCTGCCTGCCCTTGGCATCACCCTCACAACGTTTGCTTTCATGGAGTTCTGGGCGTGGTTCATGCACAAGTTTGTGCAGCACGGCCCGTTGTGGTTCTTGCACCGCTCGCACCACGTGCGGCACCCGCACCCGGTGGAGCGCAACGACCTGTTCTTTCTGATTTACGGGGGCATCTCAGCCGCGCTTTTTATCACCGGCGACGACGGCGGGCGCTGGTGGTTTTGGGTGGGCGTGGGCATTGCGGCCTATGGCACGGTCTACTTCTTCGTGCACGACGTGCTAATCCACGGCCGGCTGCGCTTCTGGAAAAAATCGAAGCACCCCTACCTGCGGGCGCTGAACATGGCCCACAAAACGCACCACAAAACCGACGGCCGCGACGGCTCCCAGGAGTTTGGCCTGCTGTGGGTGTCGCCCAAGTACCTGCGGCTGGCGCGCCAGCAAGCCGCGGCCAAACAAGAGAAAATCAAAAGCACGGTGGAATAG
- a CDS encoding phytoene desaturase family protein: protein MQSKNPKHAIVIGAGFAGLAAATTLAQAGWRVTVLEKNEGPGGRARVFRAQGFTFDMGPSWYWMPDVFDKYFARFGKTVADYYELQRLDPSYQVIFKGPEAVDIPAKMSELRALFERYEPGSAARLDEFLKQAAYKYEVGINRLVYAPSRSLLEFADPKLLVDMVRMDVLQSMHKHVRRFFKDPRLLELVEFPILFLGATSENTPALYSLMNYADLALGTWYPKGGMHKIVEGMVRLAEELGVEIRCNEEVQEIVVEQGRSTGARTASGFLAADAVVAGADYHHIEQEVLNPEHRHYDEKYWNSRTMAPSSLLFYLGVNKKLDKLRHHNLFFDEDFNQHSREIYEQPQWPSRPLFYASVPSKTDPTVAPEGQENLFLLIPVAPNLTDDEATRERYYNMLMDRLERHCGHSIRDAVVYKRSYAHQDFISDYHSYKGNAYGLANTLKQTAILKPTLKSKKISNLYFTGQLTVPGPGVPPSLISGQVVAGEVLKEN from the coding sequence TTGCAAAGCAAAAATCCTAAGCACGCCATCGTCATCGGCGCCGGCTTTGCCGGTTTGGCTGCGGCCACTACGCTCGCTCAGGCTGGCTGGCGCGTCACGGTGCTCGAGAAAAACGAAGGCCCCGGGGGCCGGGCGCGGGTCTTTCGGGCCCAAGGCTTCACCTTCGACATGGGTCCGAGCTGGTACTGGATGCCCGATGTGTTTGATAAATATTTTGCCCGCTTCGGCAAGACAGTAGCCGACTACTACGAGCTGCAGCGGCTCGACCCCTCGTACCAGGTAATTTTCAAAGGGCCGGAAGCCGTGGACATTCCGGCCAAGATGAGCGAGTTGCGCGCCCTGTTCGAGCGCTACGAGCCCGGCAGCGCCGCCCGGCTCGACGAGTTTCTGAAGCAGGCAGCTTACAAGTACGAAGTGGGCATCAACCGCCTGGTGTACGCGCCCAGCCGCTCGCTGCTCGAATTTGCCGACCCCAAGCTGCTCGTCGACATGGTGCGCATGGACGTGCTGCAGAGCATGCACAAGCACGTGCGTCGCTTCTTTAAAGACCCGCGCCTGCTGGAGCTGGTGGAGTTTCCCATCCTGTTTCTGGGCGCTACTTCCGAGAACACGCCCGCGCTGTACTCCCTCATGAACTACGCCGACCTAGCGCTGGGCACCTGGTACCCCAAAGGCGGCATGCACAAGATTGTGGAAGGCATGGTGCGCCTGGCCGAAGAGCTGGGCGTGGAAATCCGCTGCAACGAAGAGGTGCAGGAGATAGTAGTGGAGCAGGGCCGGAGCACCGGGGCACGCACGGCCAGTGGCTTTCTCGCCGCCGATGCCGTGGTGGCCGGCGCCGACTACCACCACATCGAGCAGGAAGTGCTGAATCCCGAACACCGCCACTACGACGAGAAGTACTGGAACTCGCGTACCATGGCGCCGTCGTCGCTGCTGTTCTACCTCGGCGTGAATAAAAAGCTGGACAAGCTGCGCCACCACAACCTGTTTTTCGACGAGGATTTCAACCAGCACTCCCGCGAGATTTACGAGCAGCCTCAGTGGCCCAGCCGGCCGCTGTTCTACGCCTCAGTTCCCAGCAAAACCGACCCCACCGTGGCCCCCGAAGGTCAGGAAAACCTGTTTCTGCTCATTCCGGTTGCCCCCAACCTGACCGACGACGAGGCTACCCGCGAGCGGTATTACAACATGCTAATGGACCGGCTCGAACGGCACTGCGGCCACAGCATCCGCGACGCGGTGGTATACAAACGGAGCTATGCCCACCAGGACTTTATCTCCGACTACCACAGCTATAAAGGCAACGCCTACGGTTTAGCTAATACCCTCAAGCAAACGGCCATCCTGAAGCCCACCCTGAAGAGTAAAAAAATCAGTAATTTGTATTTCACCGGTCAGCTTACCGTGCCCGGGCCGGGCGTGCCGCCTTCGCTAATATCCGGCCAAGTGGTGGCGGGAGAGGTACTAAAAGAAAATTAA
- a CDS encoding TonB-dependent receptor, with protein sequence MKSICGHRPLLAMLALLVAWVQPESAVAQSAAIAPVRGEVTEAGKATPLPGALLRWLFDGAEAEGPTTTTVTDAAGRFTLPRPARAASRLVVQALGYQADTLAVPATGAPYLRVALRAGQELGEVTVTARAPAYSAITPANVQVISARDLTKSACCNLAESFETNASVEVTTSDAVSGAKQIQLLGLDGSYSLLTVDNQPALRGLAAPYRLGYLAGPWIENIEIIKGTGSVVNGYEAISGQVNVKLKEPEKTDQLLFNIYGNDLGKFDVNLNASARINPKWSTVLLLHTDHLGNRVDRNGDKFLDLPLATQFNAFNKWKYISGTGFVSEVGLGALRETRQGGQINFRNTGDADAYLQHYGTTQATTRYTGYAKTSYTWPTRPFQSLGLLLSGTDHAFTSAYSPAYSLAPTTGPRTYDGNQRTGLGTLLFQSVLGNTSHVYRAGLSFLYDDYREVFRDGHRYPTETDADVYAREHRNRLELVPGAFAEYTYQNSRNLTVVAGLRTDRHNLYGWQVTPRLNLKYDAAKNTVLRLAAGRGFRVANPIADNAAMLASARQFLISDNLRPERAWNIGGSATQYFTVLGRQATFVADYYHTEFDNQVVADMYTSARYINIQNLGPGGRSFARSLQGELQLEPLKGLQVKGAYKYLDVRTTYDGVLLAKPLTPTHRAFVNLDYASAFDKWRGDFTVQWFGQRPLAHITSTHAHGSGQEYTPELGPRYGLLNAQITRAFKRLEVYAGVENLTNYRQPNPIEGADNPLGPNFDAAMVWGPVYGRLTYAGLRYRIE encoded by the coding sequence ATGAAATCCATCTGCGGGCACCGCCCGCTGCTTGCTATGCTTGCCCTGCTGGTGGCTTGGGTGCAGCCGGAATCGGCTGTGGCCCAATCGGCTGCCATTGCCCCGGTACGCGGCGAAGTCACGGAAGCCGGCAAAGCCACTCCCCTACCCGGCGCGCTGTTGCGCTGGCTCTTCGACGGGGCCGAGGCCGAAGGCCCAACCACCACGACCGTTACCGACGCGGCCGGACGCTTTACCCTGCCGCGGCCGGCGCGCGCGGCCTCGCGCCTGGTGGTGCAGGCCCTGGGCTACCAGGCCGATACCCTGGCCGTGCCAGCTACCGGCGCCCCCTACCTGCGCGTAGCCCTACGCGCTGGCCAGGAACTGGGCGAAGTCACCGTGACAGCCCGTGCTCCGGCTTACTCGGCCATCACGCCCGCCAACGTGCAGGTGATATCGGCCCGGGACCTCACCAAGTCGGCGTGCTGCAACCTGGCCGAGAGCTTCGAAACCAACGCCTCGGTCGAGGTCACCACTTCCGATGCCGTGTCCGGTGCCAAGCAGATTCAGTTGCTTGGGCTGGATGGCAGCTACTCGCTGCTGACCGTGGACAACCAGCCGGCCCTGCGCGGGCTGGCCGCGCCCTACCGCCTGGGCTACCTGGCCGGGCCGTGGATTGAGAACATCGAAATCATCAAGGGCACGGGCTCGGTGGTGAACGGGTACGAAGCCATTTCGGGCCAGGTGAACGTGAAGCTGAAGGAGCCCGAGAAAACCGACCAGTTGCTGTTCAACATCTATGGCAACGACTTGGGCAAATTCGATGTCAACCTGAATGCCTCTGCCCGCATCAACCCGAAGTGGAGCACGGTGCTGCTGCTGCACACCGACCACCTGGGCAACCGCGTGGACCGGAATGGCGACAAGTTCTTAGACCTGCCTCTGGCCACCCAGTTCAATGCCTTTAATAAGTGGAAGTACATTTCCGGTACCGGCTTCGTGAGCGAAGTGGGGCTGGGCGCTTTGCGCGAAACCCGGCAGGGCGGCCAGATTAACTTTCGCAATACCGGCGATGCCGACGCGTACCTGCAGCACTACGGCACCACGCAGGCCACCACGCGTTACACGGGCTACGCCAAGACTTCGTACACCTGGCCCACCCGGCCATTCCAAAGCCTGGGCCTGCTGCTGAGTGGCACCGACCATGCCTTCACGTCGGCCTATAGCCCGGCTTACTCGCTGGCGCCTACCACGGGGCCTCGCACCTATGATGGCAACCAGCGCACCGGCCTGGGTACCCTGCTGTTCCAGAGCGTGTTGGGCAACACCTCCCACGTGTATCGGGCGGGGCTGAGCTTTCTGTATGATGACTACCGGGAGGTGTTTCGCGACGGCCACCGCTACCCCACCGAAACGGACGCCGACGTGTACGCCCGGGAGCACCGCAACCGGCTGGAGCTGGTGCCCGGCGCCTTTGCCGAGTACACCTACCAGAACAGCCGCAACCTGACGGTGGTGGCCGGGCTACGCACCGACCGCCACAACCTCTACGGCTGGCAGGTGACGCCCCGGCTCAACCTGAAGTACGACGCGGCCAAGAACACCGTGCTGCGGCTGGCGGCGGGCCGCGGCTTCCGCGTGGCCAACCCCATTGCCGACAATGCGGCCATGCTGGCCAGCGCGCGCCAGTTTCTCATCAGCGACAACCTGCGACCGGAGCGGGCATGGAATATCGGCGGCAGCGCCACGCAGTACTTCACAGTGCTGGGCCGGCAGGCGACGTTTGTGGCCGACTACTACCACACCGAGTTTGACAACCAGGTAGTGGCTGACATGTACACCTCGGCCCGATACATCAACATCCAGAACCTGGGGCCGGGCGGCCGGTCTTTTGCCCGCAGCCTGCAGGGCGAGTTGCAACTTGAGCCGCTGAAAGGCCTGCAAGTGAAGGGGGCCTACAAGTACCTCGACGTGCGTACCACCTACGACGGCGTGCTGCTGGCCAAGCCTCTCACGCCCACGCACCGCGCCTTTGTGAACCTGGACTACGCCAGCGCGTTCGATAAATGGCGCGGCGACTTCACTGTGCAGTGGTTTGGCCAGCGCCCGCTGGCACACATCACCAGCACCCACGCCCACGGCTCAGGACAGGAATACACGCCCGAGCTGGGGCCGCGCTACGGCCTGCTCAATGCCCAAATCACGAGGGCCTTCAAGCGCCTGGAAGTGTACGCCGGCGTAGAAAACCTCACCAACTACCGCCAGCCCAACCCCATCGAAGGCGCCGACAACCCCTTAGGACCAAATTTTGACGCCGCCATGGTGTGGGGCCCGGTGTACGGCCGCCTGACCTACGCCGGCCTGCGCTACCGCATCGAGTAG
- a CDS encoding fatty acid desaturase codes for MPTIAQPTLAGAASRRVAPAPLGAKGVAVALAVFTAWAALLTYLLAFHQPNWRSPVPYVLVLLQTHLYTGLFITAHDAMHGLVSANKRVNNTIGTVAAGLFAYNWFPGQLPKHHAHHRHVGTPDDPDFHDGRHPGFLPWFLRFAWNYVTWWQVALMAITYNVLKVWFPQANVIAFWMVPAVLATFQLFFFGTYLPHRGEHAPDNPHKSRSQFRHHLWAFVSCYFFGYHYEHHDQPYLPWWRLWQTK; via the coding sequence ATGCCGACCATTGCCCAACCCACTCTTGCCGGTGCTGCTTCCCGCCGGGTGGCCCCCGCGCCGCTGGGCGCGAAAGGCGTGGCCGTGGCCCTGGCGGTGTTCACGGCGTGGGCGGCTTTGCTTACGTATTTGCTGGCCTTTCATCAGCCCAACTGGCGCAGCCCGGTGCCCTACGTGCTGGTGCTGTTGCAAACGCACCTGTACACGGGCCTGTTCATCACGGCCCACGACGCCATGCACGGCCTCGTAAGCGCCAACAAGCGCGTCAATAACACCATCGGGACGGTAGCCGCGGGCCTGTTTGCTTACAACTGGTTTCCGGGCCAGCTGCCCAAGCACCACGCTCACCACCGCCACGTGGGCACCCCCGACGACCCGGATTTCCACGACGGCCGGCATCCCGGCTTTCTGCCCTGGTTCCTGCGCTTCGCCTGGAACTACGTAACCTGGTGGCAGGTCGCCCTCATGGCCATCACCTACAACGTGCTGAAAGTATGGTTCCCGCAGGCTAATGTTATTGCCTTTTGGATGGTGCCGGCGGTGCTGGCCACGTTTCAGCTGTTCTTTTTTGGTACCTACTTGCCGCACCGCGGCGAGCACGCCCCCGATAACCCGCACAAGTCGCGCAGCCAGTTCCGGCACCACCTGTGGGCCTTCGTGAGTTGCTACTTCTTCGGCTACCATTACGAGCACCACGACCAGCCGTACCTGCCGTGGTGGCGGCTGTGGCAAACCAAATAA
- a CDS encoding phytoene/squalene synthase family protein, translating into MDHVKLFTDTSLACSKLITGRYSTSFTLGIRTLDPKLHLPVYAVYGFVRWADEIVDTFHDHDKTALLADFRRQTYEALDTGLSFNPVLHSFQHVVRQYGIDREFIEAFLHSMALDLEDQNYHPGLYNEYIYGSAEVVGLMCLRIFCDGDTALFDRLREPARRLGAAFQKVNFLRDIRSDYEERGRVYFPGVVYQRFNDATKQEIEADIKADFEAAYEGIVQLPRCAKLGVYLAYVYYLKLFYKIKKLPAARILGERVRVPDNTKLLLLLGSYFRYRLSRI; encoded by the coding sequence ATGGACCACGTTAAACTATTCACGGATACCAGCCTGGCGTGCAGCAAGCTCATCACGGGGCGCTACAGCACTTCGTTTACGCTGGGCATTCGCACGCTCGACCCCAAGCTGCACCTTCCGGTGTATGCCGTGTATGGGTTTGTGCGCTGGGCCGATGAAATAGTGGATACGTTCCATGACCACGACAAAACCGCGCTGCTGGCTGACTTCCGCCGGCAAACCTATGAGGCGCTGGACACCGGCCTGAGCTTTAACCCGGTGCTGCATTCCTTTCAGCACGTGGTGCGGCAGTATGGCATCGACCGCGAGTTTATTGAGGCCTTTCTGCACAGCATGGCCCTGGATTTGGAAGACCAGAACTACCACCCCGGCTTGTACAACGAGTATATCTACGGCTCGGCCGAAGTGGTGGGGCTGATGTGCCTGCGCATCTTTTGCGATGGCGACACGGCCCTGTTTGACCGGCTGCGCGAGCCGGCCCGGCGGTTGGGCGCGGCGTTTCAGAAAGTAAACTTCCTGCGCGACATCCGTTCCGATTACGAGGAGCGCGGCCGCGTGTATTTCCCGGGCGTGGTGTACCAGCGCTTCAACGACGCCACCAAGCAGGAAATCGAGGCCGACATCAAGGCCGATTTTGAAGCTGCCTACGAGGGTATTGTGCAGCTGCCGCGCTGCGCCAAGCTGGGCGTGTACCTGGCTTATGTGTACTACCTGAAATTATTTTATAAAATAAAGAAGTTGCCGGCGGCCCGCATATTGGGCGAGCGGGTGCGGGTGCCCGATAACACCAAGCTGCTGTTGCTGTTGGGGTCTTATTTCCGGTATCGGTTGTCGCGCATTTGA
- a CDS encoding HYC_CC_PP family protein has product MPRYSLCRRFVSLVLAVLVLITSVGLTVQRHTCRMSGVSKVDISVTGQASLRGCDGQLAPTKPVAKDNCCDFSSHLHKLSVPAHELAAKVLVPAPLLAVWLPAPNWAPLGLAQLPEAPGPRWFAADSSPPPLGGRGLLAFACTLVV; this is encoded by the coding sequence ATGCCACGCTACTCTTTATGCCGTCGCTTCGTCAGCCTGGTGCTGGCCGTGTTGGTGCTCATCACCTCGGTGGGCCTCACGGTGCAGCGCCATACCTGCCGCATGAGTGGCGTCAGCAAGGTGGATATTTCGGTCACGGGGCAGGCGTCGCTGCGGGGCTGCGATGGGCAGCTGGCACCCACCAAGCCGGTGGCCAAGGACAACTGCTGTGACTTCAGCAGCCACCTTCATAAGCTCTCGGTGCCCGCCCACGAGCTGGCGGCGAAGGTGCTCGTGCCGGCTCCACTGCTGGCCGTTTGGCTGCCGGCGCCCAACTGGGCGCCGCTTGGGCTGGCTCAACTGCCCGAGGCGCCCGGCCCCCGCTGGTTCGCGGCCGATTCTTCGCCCCCACCCCTGGGCGGGCGCGGGCTGCTGGCATTTGCCTGCACGCTGGTAGTCTAG
- a CDS encoding MerR family transcriptional regulator has protein sequence MGHFSISDLEQLSGIKAHTIRMWEQRYGLLRPVRTATNIRLYCDDDLRRLLNVTTLCGRGKRISQVARLSDAEIQAAVLACGNDAHDYQLQVNALLAAMLTFDEVRLNQLLDDATSKLGFENMMLQVAYPLLQRIGLMWLAGTMNLSQEHLLSHLLRQKLLVATDALPPIGSAEAPRWLLFLPEHELHELALLFMNYALRSRGQHTLYLGQNMPIKELTMVCQFYRPNALVTVLTTQPERTRIGEFAQELLQLCPAGRVVLYGNLARQEGLVLPPNFVAPPLMTDFLAMISENNFAPVSA, from the coding sequence ATGGGCCACTTCTCCATCAGCGACTTAGAGCAGCTTTCGGGCATCAAGGCGCATACCATTCGGATGTGGGAGCAGCGCTATGGCCTGTTGCGGCCGGTGCGCACGGCCACCAATATTCGCCTGTATTGCGACGACGACCTGCGCCGCCTGCTCAACGTGACCACGCTCTGCGGGCGGGGCAAGCGCATCTCGCAGGTGGCCCGCCTCAGCGATGCCGAGATTCAGGCCGCCGTACTGGCCTGCGGCAACGACGCGCATGATTACCAGCTGCAGGTAAATGCCCTGCTGGCGGCCATGCTCACCTTCGACGAGGTCCGGCTCAACCAGCTGCTCGACGATGCCACCAGCAAGCTGGGGTTTGAAAACATGATGCTGCAGGTGGCGTACCCGCTGCTGCAGCGCATTGGGCTGATGTGGCTGGCCGGCACCATGAATTTGTCGCAGGAGCACCTGCTTTCCCACTTGCTGCGCCAAAAGCTGCTCGTCGCCACCGATGCACTGCCGCCCATTGGCTCCGCGGAGGCGCCCCGGTGGCTGTTGTTTCTGCCCGAGCACGAGCTGCACGAGCTGGCCCTGCTGTTTATGAACTACGCCCTGCGCTCCCGGGGCCAGCACACCTTGTACTTGGGCCAGAACATGCCCATCAAGGAGCTCACCATGGTGTGCCAGTTCTACCGGCCCAACGCCCTGGTGACGGTGCTCACCACGCAGCCCGAGCGCACCCGCATTGGCGAATTTGCCCAGGAATTGCTCCAGCTGTGCCCCGCCGGGCGGGTGGTGCTCTACGGCAACCTGGCCCGCCAGGAAGGCCTGGTGCTGCCCCCCAACTTTGTGGCGCCGCCGCTGATGACCGATTTCCTGGCCATGATCAGCGAAAATAATTTCGCTCCGGTATCCGCCTAA
- a CDS encoding 4-hydroxy-3-methylbut-2-enyl diphosphate reductase translates to MSLSVRIDPNSGFCFGVIYAIQMAEDLLDEQGYLYCLGDIVHNDEEVQRLEARGLRIICHNKLAELRDEAVLIRAHGEPPATYQMAMENNLTLIDASCPVVLKLQNRIKTSYDKQEKIFIYGKHGHAEVLGLLGQTSGNAVVFENLDELLSHELPENITLYSQTTKSTNSFYNIKNELEGRGFQVNANDTICRQVSNRDKDLRRFAAQFDQIVFVSGTKSSNGKVLYQVCLETNPQTHFISNVAEIQPNWFLPGQSVGICGATSTPMWLMEQVRDRLLNL, encoded by the coding sequence ATGTCGCTCAGCGTCCGAATTGACCCCAACTCCGGCTTTTGCTTTGGCGTGATTTACGCTATTCAAATGGCTGAAGACTTGCTTGATGAGCAGGGCTATTTGTACTGCTTAGGCGACATCGTGCACAACGACGAAGAAGTGCAGCGCCTCGAGGCCCGCGGCCTGCGCATTATCTGCCACAACAAGCTGGCCGAGCTGCGCGACGAGGCCGTGCTCATCCGGGCGCACGGCGAGCCGCCGGCCACCTACCAGATGGCCATGGAAAACAACCTGACCCTGATTGACGCCAGCTGCCCGGTGGTGCTCAAGCTGCAAAACCGCATCAAGACCAGCTACGATAAGCAGGAGAAGATTTTCATCTACGGCAAGCACGGGCACGCCGAAGTACTTGGGCTGCTGGGCCAAACCAGCGGCAACGCCGTGGTATTTGAGAACCTGGACGAGCTGCTGAGCCACGAGCTGCCCGAAAACATTACCCTCTACAGCCAGACCACGAAGAGCACCAACAGCTTCTACAACATCAAGAACGAGCTGGAGGGGCGGGGCTTTCAGGTGAATGCCAACGACACCATTTGCCGGCAGGTGAGCAACCGCGACAAGGACCTGCGCCGGTTTGCGGCTCAATTTGACCAAATCGTGTTTGTGTCGGGCACTAAAAGTTCCAACGGCAAGGTGCTTTACCAGGTGTGCCTGGAAACCAACCCGCAAACCCACTTTATTTCCAACGTGGCCGAAATTCAGCCCAACTGGTTTCTGCCGGGCCAGTCGGTGGGCATATGTGGGGCCACCAGCACGCCCATGTGGCTAATGGAGCAGGTGCGCGACCGGCTGCTGAATTTGTAG